One Kitasatospora sp. NBC_01266 genomic window carries:
- a CDS encoding stealth family protein, translated as MIRAVARRARRAGVLSGLLPEQRAAEQSAEGGPGEPEPALEAAPPSPEELRREREEQLLELLPALVRQDDGLVAEVRDDLLSGDAFLRSFTETTDLLEASGIEFAPIRGQEFRQWVVIAPGQRAEVLAAFAAAFRDQPVYADLLGHDVTLRTVLAEELPQAVAALEAVPEEAPEEQAGEQAEEQAGEEQAALPEPEAAPVVLVKGVRIYRPVVTSGRTLSYGAEHGCDLDFWDSAAPSEGAIAAIHEPPFGWWVPSLRPDTTVRIGGREFPVPAAFARPLLDDVTFPIDAVITWVDDSDPVWRGRRAAALAALPEPPATGDGPERFHNRDELRYCLRSIAMYAPWIRHVFLVTDGQQPDWLVAGHPDLTVVSHRDLFEDPAVLPVFNSHAIETQLHRIPGLSEHFLYFNDDMFLGRPVRPEQFFRGNGGPAVNLDSRVIPPGPVTADDDEYVAAQKNTRALIRREFGRDTTNTLSHAPYPLTRTLLAESAEDFAAELAGTARSVFRSTTDIAPVTLAVSRGYLAGRVGWGRIGHRYVDVDRQAALAHLPGLLKERAVDTFCLNDGRLEQVPRQEQDRIVTAFLQGYFPVAGPFEESLPVPAARTSPELAEAGQGEPSGEAVQPQDLGARPHLVEQRG; from the coding sequence GTGATCCGCGCCGTGGCCCGCAGGGCCCGTCGGGCAGGCGTGTTGTCAGGACTGCTGCCCGAGCAGCGGGCGGCCGAGCAGTCGGCCGAGGGCGGCCCCGGGGAGCCGGAGCCCGCACTCGAGGCGGCTCCGCCGAGCCCCGAGGAACTGCGCCGGGAGCGTGAGGAGCAGTTGCTGGAGCTGCTGCCCGCACTGGTCCGGCAGGACGACGGCCTGGTGGCCGAGGTGCGCGACGACTTGCTCTCCGGCGATGCCTTCCTGCGCAGCTTCACCGAGACGACCGACCTGCTGGAGGCGAGCGGGATCGAGTTCGCCCCGATCCGCGGGCAGGAGTTCCGGCAGTGGGTGGTGATCGCGCCCGGACAGCGGGCCGAGGTGCTCGCCGCCTTCGCCGCCGCCTTCCGCGACCAGCCGGTCTACGCCGACCTGCTGGGGCACGACGTCACGCTCCGGACGGTGCTCGCCGAGGAGCTGCCGCAGGCCGTCGCGGCCCTGGAGGCGGTGCCCGAAGAGGCGCCGGAGGAGCAGGCAGGGGAGCAGGCGGAGGAGCAGGCGGGGGAGGAGCAGGCCGCGCTGCCCGAGCCGGAGGCGGCGCCGGTGGTGCTGGTCAAGGGGGTGCGGATCTACCGGCCGGTGGTGACCAGCGGCCGGACCCTCTCCTACGGTGCGGAACACGGCTGCGACCTGGATTTCTGGGATTCCGCCGCCCCGTCCGAGGGGGCCATCGCCGCGATTCACGAGCCGCCGTTCGGCTGGTGGGTGCCCTCTCTGCGGCCGGACACGACGGTGCGGATCGGCGGTCGGGAATTCCCGGTGCCGGCCGCGTTCGCCCGGCCGCTGCTGGACGACGTCACCTTTCCGATCGACGCGGTGATCACCTGGGTCGACGACAGCGACCCGGTCTGGCGGGGCCGGCGGGCCGCCGCGCTGGCCGCGCTGCCCGAGCCGCCCGCCACCGGGGACGGCCCCGAGCGCTTCCACAACCGCGATGAGCTGCGCTATTGCCTGCGGTCCATCGCCATGTACGCCCCGTGGATCCGGCACGTCTTCCTGGTCACCGACGGGCAGCAGCCCGACTGGCTGGTGGCCGGGCATCCGGATCTGACCGTGGTCTCGCACCGCGATCTGTTCGAGGACCCGGCGGTTCTCCCGGTGTTCAACTCGCATGCGATCGAAACGCAGCTGCACCGAATTCCGGGCCTTTCCGAGCATTTCCTCTATTTCAATGACGACATGTTCCTGGGGCGGCCGGTCCGGCCCGAACAGTTCTTCCGGGGAAATGGCGGGCCGGCGGTCAATCTCGATTCCCGGGTGATTCCGCCGGGGCCGGTGACCGCTGACGACGACGAGTACGTGGCGGCGCAGAAGAACACCCGGGCCCTGATCCGGCGGGAGTTCGGCCGGGACACCACCAACACCCTCAGCCACGCGCCCTACCCGCTGACCCGCACGCTGCTGGCCGAGAGCGCCGAGGACTTCGCCGCCGAGCTGGCCGGCACCGCCCGCTCGGTCTTCCGCTCGACCACCGACATCGCGCCGGTCACCCTGGCCGTCAGCCGCGGCTATCTCGCCGGCCGGGTCGGCTGGGGCCGGATCGGTCACCGCTACGTGGACGTCGACCGGCAGGCCGCCCTGGCGCACCTGCCGGGGCTGCTCAAGGAGCGCGCGGTCGACACCTTCTGCCTCAACGACGGCAGGCTGGAGCAGGTGCCCAGGCAGGAGCAGGACCGGATCGTCACCGCCTTCCTGCAGGGCTACTTCCCGGTGGCGGGGCCGTTCGAGGAGTCGCTGCCGGTGCCGGCGGCGCGGACTTCCCCCGAGCTCGCCGAGGCCGGGCAGGGCGAGCCGTCCGGCGAAGCCGTCCAGCCGCAGGACCTCGGTGCGCGGCCCCACCTGGTCGAGCAGCGCGGCTGA
- a CDS encoding 2'-5' RNA ligase family protein: MSEPVPADGGDLPEAATVGASLTIGVAVTVPEPFGSAIQDARAALGDPLARAIPTHVTLLPPTEIPAERLPAVRAHLAAVAARRRPFRMLLHGSGSFRPISPVVFVRVEEGAQECRELEAEVRCGPLARELAFPYHPHVTVAHGLAEQVLDTAAVQARAFHAAFAVPAFTLSWFGADAVWRPWCAYPFSGR; the protein is encoded by the coding sequence ATGTCCGAGCCCGTGCCCGCCGATGGTGGCGACCTCCCCGAGGCCGCCACCGTCGGCGCGTCGTTGACCATCGGCGTGGCGGTCACGGTCCCGGAGCCCTTCGGTTCGGCGATCCAGGACGCGCGCGCGGCGCTCGGCGATCCGCTGGCCCGGGCGATACCCACGCATGTCACGCTGCTGCCGCCGACCGAGATCCCGGCCGAGCGGCTGCCCGCGGTGCGGGCCCACCTGGCGGCGGTGGCGGCCCGGCGCCGGCCGTTCCGGATGCTGCTGCACGGCAGCGGCAGCTTCCGCCCGATCTCCCCGGTGGTCTTCGTCCGGGTCGAGGAAGGGGCGCAGGAGTGCCGTGAGCTGGAGGCCGAGGTCCGGTGCGGTCCGCTCGCCCGGGAGCTGGCCTTCCCCTACCACCCGCACGTCACGGTGGCGCACGGTCTGGCGGAGCAGGTGCTGGACACCGCGGCTGTCCAGGCCCGGGCCTTCCACGCGGCCTTCGCGGTGCCGGCCTTCACGCTTTCCTGGTTCGGCGCGGACGCGGTCTGGCGTCCGTGGTGTGCCTACCCGTTCAGTGGCCGTTAA
- the trpS gene encoding tryptophan--tRNA ligase produces MVNAAVTSPAKDRPRVLSGIQPTSGSFHLGNYLGAVRQWVDLQEANDAFYMVVDLHAITVPQDPAQLRENTRASVAQLLGAGLDPERCTLFIQSQVPEHAQLGWVMNCLTGFGEAARMTQFKDKSAKQGSDSTTVGLFTYPILQVADILLYQADAVPVGEDQRQHLELTRDLAERFNSRYAPTFTLPKPYILKETAKILDLQDPTAKMSKSASSAKGLVNLLDDAKLSAKKFKSAVTDTDTVVSYDEEKKAGVSNLLRIHAALSGQSIEQLVAHFEGKMYGALKTELAELFSQWVVPFQERTKTYLDDPAELDRVLAVGAEKARAVAAETLATVYDRIGFIAATKH; encoded by the coding sequence ATGGTCAACGCAGCGGTCACCAGTCCGGCGAAGGATCGCCCTCGGGTGCTCTCCGGCATCCAGCCCACCTCCGGCTCGTTCCACCTCGGCAACTACCTGGGCGCGGTGCGCCAGTGGGTGGACCTCCAGGAGGCGAACGACGCCTTCTACATGGTGGTCGACCTGCACGCGATCACCGTTCCGCAGGACCCGGCGCAGCTGCGCGAGAACACCCGGGCCTCGGTGGCCCAGCTGCTCGGCGCGGGCCTGGACCCGGAGCGCTGCACCCTCTTCATCCAGTCCCAGGTGCCCGAGCACGCGCAGCTCGGCTGGGTGATGAACTGCCTCACCGGCTTCGGCGAAGCCGCCCGGATGACCCAGTTCAAGGACAAGTCGGCCAAGCAAGGCAGTGACAGCACCACGGTCGGCCTCTTCACCTACCCGATCCTGCAGGTCGCCGACATCCTGCTCTACCAGGCCGACGCGGTGCCGGTGGGCGAGGACCAGCGCCAGCACCTGGAGCTCACCCGCGACCTCGCCGAGCGCTTCAACAGCCGCTACGCGCCCACCTTCACGCTGCCCAAGCCGTACATCCTCAAGGAGACGGCGAAGATCCTGGACCTGCAGGACCCGACGGCCAAGATGAGCAAGTCGGCCTCCTCGGCCAAGGGCCTGGTCAATCTGCTGGACGACGCCAAGCTCAGCGCCAAGAAGTTCAAGAGCGCGGTGACCGACACCGACACGGTGGTCTCCTACGACGAGGAGAAGAAGGCCGGCGTCTCCAACCTGCTGCGGATCCACGCGGCGCTCAGCGGGCAGAGCATCGAGCAGCTGGTGGCGCACTTCGAGGGCAAGATGTACGGCGCGCTCAAGACCGAGCTGGCCGAGCTGTTCTCGCAGTGGGTGGTGCCGTTCCAGGAGCGGACCAAGACCTACCTGGACGACCCGGCGGAACTCGACCGGGTGCTGGCGGTGGGTGCCGAGAAGGCCCGCGCGGTGGCCGCCGAGACCCTGGCGACGGTCTATGACCGGATTGGCTTCATCGCGGCCACCAAGCACTGA
- a CDS encoding hemolysin family protein has product MNETLQDAALVLLFIVLGGLFNIAEISLISLREGQIRALAQRGTKRAARAAHLAADPNRFLAAVQVGVTCMGFLSAAFGADTLAGKLSPVFVHLGLSTGVADAVALVGLTLLISYISLVLGELTPKRIGLQRAESIALLAAPVVDVMSVVLRPVIWLLGHSTNLMVRLFGGDPKAGRGSMSSEELRGLVAANTELGSDERALIADVFAAGERQLREVMVPRTEVTFLDAHQSLTEVREETSTSPHSRYPVVEGSYDAVVGFVHVRDLYRAHGERALRVREIARPVKLLPATKKVLEAMSEMRREGHHLAIVVDEYGGTAGIVTLEDLVEEVIGEIRDEYDAQETTATRRLAGGGVEVNGLLNLPDFAEETGVALPEGPYETVAGYVVAELGELPEVGDQVLVPKEGEPGVLLTVAALDGRRIDRIRVRAEPAPEAAADRSSEPPNEAGS; this is encoded by the coding sequence GTGAACGAAACCCTCCAGGACGCCGCCCTCGTCCTGCTCTTCATCGTCCTCGGTGGGCTGTTCAACATCGCCGAGATCTCGCTGATCTCGCTGCGCGAGGGGCAGATCCGGGCACTGGCGCAGCGCGGCACCAAACGGGCCGCGCGGGCCGCGCACCTGGCCGCCGATCCGAACCGGTTCCTGGCGGCCGTCCAGGTCGGGGTCACCTGCATGGGTTTCCTGTCGGCCGCCTTCGGCGCGGACACGCTGGCCGGCAAGCTCTCCCCGGTCTTCGTCCACCTCGGCCTCTCCACCGGGGTGGCGGACGCGGTCGCCCTGGTCGGGCTGACCCTGCTGATCTCCTACATCTCCCTGGTGCTCGGTGAGCTGACCCCCAAGCGGATCGGCCTGCAGCGGGCGGAGTCGATCGCGCTGCTGGCCGCGCCGGTGGTCGACGTGATGTCGGTGGTGCTGCGTCCGGTGATCTGGCTGCTCGGCCACTCCACCAACCTGATGGTCCGGCTCTTCGGCGGGGACCCCAAGGCCGGCCGCGGCTCGATGAGTTCCGAGGAGCTGCGCGGCCTGGTGGCCGCCAACACCGAGCTGGGCAGCGACGAGCGGGCGCTGATCGCCGATGTCTTCGCGGCCGGCGAGCGCCAGCTGCGCGAGGTGATGGTGCCGCGCACCGAGGTCACCTTCCTGGACGCCCACCAGTCGCTCACCGAGGTCCGCGAGGAGACCAGCACCTCCCCGCACTCGCGCTACCCGGTGGTCGAGGGCTCCTACGACGCGGTGGTCGGCTTCGTCCACGTCCGCGACCTCTACCGGGCCCACGGCGAGCGGGCGCTGCGGGTGCGCGAGATCGCCCGGCCGGTCAAGCTGCTGCCGGCCACCAAGAAGGTGCTGGAGGCGATGAGCGAGATGCGCCGCGAGGGCCACCACCTGGCGATAGTGGTGGACGAGTACGGCGGCACGGCCGGCATCGTCACGCTGGAGGACCTGGTCGAGGAGGTGATCGGCGAGATCCGCGATGAGTACGACGCCCAGGAGACCACCGCGACCCGGCGGCTGGCGGGCGGCGGGGTCGAGGTGAACGGGCTGCTCAACCTGCCGGACTTCGCGGAGGAGACCGGCGTGGCGCTGCCCGAGGGCCCGTACGAGACGGTGGCCGGCTACGTGGTGGCGGAGCTGGGCGAGCTGCCCGAGGTCGGCGACCAGGTGCTGGTGCCGAAGGAGGGCGAGCCCGGCGTGCTGCTCACCGTGGCGGCGCTGGACGGTCGGCGGATCGACCGGATCCGGGTGCGCGCCGAACCCGCGCCCGAGGCGGCGGCCGACCGTTCGTCGGAACCTCCGAACGAAGCCGGGTCCTGA
- a CDS encoding malate dehydrogenase encodes MTRTPVNVTVTGAAGQIGYALLFRIASGHLLGADVPVNLRLLEIPQGLKAAEGVAMELDDCAFPLLRKIDITDQANVAFDGANVALLVGARPRTAGMERGDLLSANGGIFGPQGKAINAHAAEDIKVLVVGNPANTNALIAQRNAPDVPAERFTAMTRLDHNRAVAQLAKKAGVTVEDVKKVTIWGNHSATQYPDLFHAEISGKSAFEAIGADQAWVEDFFIPKVAKRGAEIIEVRGASSAASAANAAIDHVHTWVNGTPAGDWTSMGIVSDGSYGVPAGLISSFPVTTKDGKFEIVQGLEISAFDRARIDASVGELAEERDAVTELGLI; translated from the coding sequence ATGACTCGCACCCCCGTCAACGTCACCGTCACCGGAGCGGCCGGCCAGATCGGCTACGCGCTGCTCTTCCGCATCGCCTCGGGCCACCTGCTCGGCGCGGACGTGCCGGTGAACCTGCGCCTGCTGGAGATCCCGCAGGGCCTCAAGGCCGCCGAGGGCGTCGCGATGGAGCTCGACGACTGCGCCTTCCCGCTGCTGCGCAAGATCGACATCACCGACCAGGCGAACGTGGCCTTCGACGGTGCCAACGTGGCCCTGCTGGTCGGCGCCCGCCCGCGCACCGCCGGCATGGAGCGCGGCGACCTGCTCTCCGCCAACGGCGGCATCTTCGGCCCGCAGGGCAAGGCCATCAACGCCCACGCCGCCGAGGACATCAAGGTCCTGGTGGTCGGCAACCCGGCCAACACCAACGCCCTGATCGCCCAGCGCAACGCCCCCGACGTGCCGGCCGAGCGGTTCACCGCGATGACCCGCCTGGACCACAACCGCGCGGTCGCCCAGCTGGCCAAGAAGGCCGGCGTGACCGTCGAGGACGTCAAGAAGGTCACCATCTGGGGCAACCACTCCGCCACCCAGTACCCGGACCTGTTCCACGCCGAGATCTCCGGCAAGAGCGCCTTCGAGGCGATCGGCGCCGACCAGGCCTGGGTCGAGGACTTCTTCATCCCGAAGGTCGCCAAGCGGGGTGCCGAGATCATCGAGGTCCGTGGCGCCTCCTCGGCCGCCTCGGCCGCCAACGCCGCCATCGACCACGTCCACACCTGGGTCAACGGCACCCCGGCGGGCGACTGGACCTCGATGGGCATCGTCTCCGACGGCTCCTACGGCGTGCCGGCCGGCCTGATCTCCTCCTTCCCGGTCACCACCAAGGACGGCAAGTTCGAGATCGTCCAGGGCCTGGAGATCTCCGCCTTCGACCGCGCCCGGATCGACGCCTCGGTCGGCGAGCTGGCCGAGGAGCGCGACGCGGTCACCGAGCTCGGCCTCATCTGA
- a CDS encoding DUF3017 domain-containing protein, with product MSAVRTGRSARRRAARNRAVLETGPAAAGTLPPEGSKAALDRSHSLPVRQWPITLVLLAVGIGLLVAWLDDFRYGLLTIGGGVLFGALLRLLLPEVGMLAVRSRFTDVLVLLFFATVIVLLALVAQPDPWLRLPEVEDIGSYIGQRH from the coding sequence ATGAGCGCGGTACGAACGGGCCGGTCCGCACGCCGCCGGGCGGCCCGGAACAGAGCGGTACTGGAGACCGGGCCGGCGGCCGCGGGGACACTGCCGCCGGAGGGCTCCAAGGCGGCCCTGGACCGCAGCCACTCGCTGCCGGTGCGGCAGTGGCCGATAACGCTGGTCCTGCTGGCGGTCGGGATCGGGCTGCTGGTCGCCTGGCTCGACGACTTCCGCTACGGGCTGCTGACCATCGGCGGGGGCGTGCTGTTCGGCGCGCTGCTGCGGCTGCTGCTGCCGGAGGTCGGGATGCTCGCGGTGCGCAGTCGCTTCACCGACGTGCTGGTGCTGCTCTTCTTCGCCACCGTGATCGTGCTGCTCGCCCTGGTGGCCCAGCCGGACCCCTGGCTGCGGCTGCCCGAGGTGGAGGACATCGGCAGCTACATCGGACAGCGGCACTGA
- a CDS encoding DUF2752 domain-containing protein produces the protein MITPVRATRPVRAPATVSTRLARTALRCALAAGAAVAVAVLHDAHDPGVICPLRRLTGIPCPACGSTTVFIEAGHGHWLAALTANPVTVVAVLGLLTAPLGGGAWWWSLTPRRRGALIGTALAVAWIWQLFRLGVAPS, from the coding sequence GTGATCACCCCGGTTCGGGCCACCCGGCCCGTTCGCGCGCCCGCCACGGTATCCACCCGGCTCGCCCGCACCGCGCTGCGCTGCGCGCTCGCTGCCGGCGCCGCCGTGGCGGTCGCCGTGCTGCACGACGCGCACGATCCCGGGGTGATCTGCCCGCTGCGCCGCCTCACCGGCATCCCGTGCCCGGCCTGCGGCAGCACCACGGTCTTCATCGAAGCCGGACACGGCCACTGGCTGGCCGCCCTGACGGCCAATCCGGTCACCGTGGTCGCGGTGCTCGGCCTGCTCACCGCCCCGCTCGGCGGGGGCGCCTGGTGGTGGTCGCTGACGCCGCGTCGGCGCGGCGCGCTGATCGGCACCGCGCTGGCCGTCGCCTGGATCTGGCAGCTCTTCCGTCTGGGTGTCGCACCGTCATAG
- a CDS encoding RDD family protein codes for MSYPPDPNNPYGQPQQAPYGVPPQQNPYGQQPPAYGYPQQAAPNYGYPQQAPPNYGYAPVAAPVLASWGARVGGYIIDSLVIMVPLIICYVIGGVMMVSSVATSVPTCTMPTDPTDTSAPICTNVGSATASTLGGGALAIIAVGGLLTLGLAIWQLVREGGTGQTIGKRAVGIKLVRELDGQPLGFGMAFVRKLAHFLDSFLCGIGYLWPLWDDKGQCFADKVTNSLVIRAQ; via the coding sequence GTGTCCTACCCGCCCGACCCGAACAACCCCTACGGCCAGCCCCAGCAGGCACCGTACGGCGTCCCGCCGCAGCAGAACCCGTACGGCCAGCAGCCGCCCGCCTACGGCTACCCGCAGCAGGCCGCCCCGAACTACGGCTACCCGCAGCAGGCCCCTCCGAACTACGGCTACGCCCCGGTCGCCGCGCCGGTGCTGGCCAGCTGGGGCGCCCGGGTCGGCGGGTACATCATCGACTCGCTGGTCATCATGGTTCCCCTGATCATCTGCTACGTCATCGGCGGCGTGATGATGGTCAGCAGCGTGGCCACCAGCGTCCCCACCTGCACCATGCCCACCGACCCGACCGACACCTCCGCCCCGATCTGCACCAACGTGGGCAGCGCCACCGCCAGCACGCTCGGCGGCGGCGCCCTGGCGATCATCGCGGTCGGCGGCCTGCTCACCCTGGGCCTGGCCATCTGGCAGCTGGTCCGCGAGGGCGGCACCGGCCAGACCATCGGCAAGCGCGCGGTGGGCATCAAGCTGGTCCGCGAGCTCGACGGGCAGCCGCTCGGCTTCGGCATGGCCTTCGTGCGCAAGCTCGCGCACTTCCTGGACAGCTTCCTGTGCGGCATCGGCTACCTCTGGCCGCTCTGGGACGACAAGGGCCAGTGCTTCGCCGACAAGGTGACCAACAGCCTGGTGATCCGCGCCCAGTAA
- a CDS encoding RDD family protein — protein sequence MSDPHDQPPPPYDLPYPPAPPLAGWGRRVVSYLIDWVIVGLPGTAIQLVTGSALGGVLNLVLLVFVANMEGTTGQSPGKKVVGTKVLRSADGSYLGTGLAIGRRLLHLLDALCCMIGYLWPLWDARRQTFADKMAGTVVVVTG from the coding sequence ATGAGCGACCCGCACGACCAGCCGCCGCCCCCCTACGACCTGCCCTACCCACCCGCCCCACCGCTGGCCGGCTGGGGGCGGCGGGTGGTCTCCTACCTGATCGACTGGGTGATCGTGGGGCTGCCCGGCACCGCGATCCAGCTGGTCACCGGCTCCGCGCTCGGCGGTGTGCTGAACCTCGTGCTGCTGGTGTTCGTGGCGAACATGGAGGGGACCACCGGCCAGTCGCCCGGCAAGAAGGTGGTCGGCACCAAGGTCCTGCGGAGCGCCGACGGCAGCTACCTCGGCACCGGCCTGGCGATCGGCCGCCGTCTGCTGCACCTGCTGGACGCGCTCTGCTGCATGATCGGCTACCTGTGGCCGCTCTGGGACGCCAGGCGGCAGACCTTCGCGGACAAGATGGCCGGCACCGTGGTCGTGGTCACCGGCTGA
- the purH gene encoding bifunctional phosphoribosylaminoimidazolecarboxamide formyltransferase/IMP cyclohydrolase yields the protein MSSAPTSPVISEDIRPLRRALVSVYDKTGLEELAQGLHAAGVELVSTGSTAARIAAAGVPVTEVSELTGFPECLDGRVKTLHPRVHAGVLADLRLESHRAQLAELGIEPFDLVVVNLYPFAATVASGATPDECVEQIDIGGPSMVRAAAKNHPSVAVVVDPARYGDVLAAVQAGGFDLLTRKRLAGTAFAHTAAYDVAVAQWFEASGYTGTEDAFPAFLGATWERSNVLRYGENPHQSAALYTDGTGGLAAAEQLHGKEMSYNNYVDTDAARRAAYDHAGPAVAIIKHANPCGIAVGADVAEAHRKAHACDPLSAFGGVIAVNRPVTVELAEQIAPIFTEVVVAPDYEPGAVEVLARKKNIRVLRAPEAPCERREARRISGGLLFQQIDRVDAAGDDPSTWTLATGEALSPAELAELAFAWTACRAVKSNAILLAKDGASVGVGMGQVNRVDSAKLAVARAGERSTGSFAASDAFFPFADGLQILLDAGVKAVVQPGGSVRDEEVIAAAAAAGVTMYFTGTRHFFH from the coding sequence ATGAGTTCCGCGCCCACCTCGCCCGTCATCTCCGAGGACATCCGCCCGCTCCGTCGCGCGCTGGTCAGCGTGTACGACAAGACCGGGCTGGAGGAGCTGGCCCAGGGCCTGCACGCCGCCGGGGTCGAGCTGGTCTCCACCGGCTCCACCGCCGCCCGGATCGCCGCCGCCGGGGTCCCGGTCACCGAGGTGTCCGAGCTGACCGGCTTCCCGGAGTGCCTGGACGGGCGCGTGAAGACGCTGCACCCGCGGGTGCACGCCGGTGTGCTGGCCGACCTGCGACTGGAGTCGCACCGCGCGCAGCTGGCCGAGCTGGGCATCGAGCCCTTCGACCTGGTCGTGGTGAACCTCTACCCGTTCGCCGCCACCGTCGCCTCCGGCGCCACCCCGGACGAGTGCGTCGAGCAGATCGACATCGGCGGCCCGAGCATGGTGCGCGCCGCCGCCAAGAACCACCCCTCGGTCGCGGTGGTGGTCGACCCGGCCCGCTACGGCGACGTGCTGGCCGCCGTCCAGGCCGGCGGCTTCGACCTGCTGACCCGCAAGCGGCTGGCCGGCACGGCCTTCGCGCACACCGCCGCGTACGACGTCGCGGTCGCGCAGTGGTTCGAGGCCTCGGGCTACACCGGGACCGAGGACGCTTTCCCGGCCTTCCTCGGCGCCACCTGGGAGCGCTCGAACGTGCTGCGGTACGGCGAGAACCCGCACCAGAGCGCCGCGCTCTACACCGACGGCACCGGCGGTCTGGCAGCCGCCGAGCAGCTGCACGGCAAGGAGATGTCCTACAACAACTACGTCGACACCGACGCCGCCCGCCGCGCCGCCTACGACCACGCCGGCCCGGCCGTCGCGATCATCAAGCACGCCAACCCGTGCGGCATCGCGGTGGGCGCGGACGTCGCCGAGGCGCACCGCAAGGCGCACGCCTGCGACCCGCTCTCCGCCTTCGGCGGGGTGATCGCGGTCAACCGCCCGGTCACCGTCGAGCTGGCCGAGCAGATCGCGCCGATCTTCACCGAGGTCGTCGTCGCCCCCGACTACGAGCCGGGCGCCGTCGAGGTGCTCGCCCGCAAGAAGAACATCCGGGTGCTGCGAGCGCCCGAGGCACCCTGCGAGCGCCGGGAGGCCCGCCGGATCAGCGGCGGCCTGCTGTTCCAGCAGATCGACCGGGTCGACGCCGCCGGCGACGACCCGTCGACCTGGACGCTGGCCACCGGCGAGGCGCTCTCGCCGGCCGAGCTGGCCGAGCTGGCCTTCGCCTGGACGGCCTGCCGCGCCGTGAAGTCCAACGCGATCCTGCTGGCCAAGGACGGCGCCTCGGTCGGCGTCGGGATGGGCCAGGTCAACCGGGTCGACTCCGCCAAGCTCGCGGTCGCCCGGGCCGGGGAGCGGTCGACCGGCTCGTTCGCCGCCTCCGACGCGTTCTTCCCGTTCGCGGACGGCCTGCAGATCCTGCTCGACGCCGGCGTGAAGGCCGTGGTCCAGCCGGGCGGTTCGGTGCGGGACGAGGAGGTCATCGCGGCGGCCGCGGCGGCCGGGGTGACCATGTACTTCACCGGGACCCGGCACTTCTTCCACTGA
- the purN gene encoding phosphoribosylglycinamide formyltransferase, with amino-acid sequence MAAAHPLAFPPPSDRPARLVVLVSGSGTNLQSLIEAVADPGYGAEIVAVGADREGIAGLERAGRAGLPTFVHQVKEYPDRAAWDAALTGAVQAWQPDLVVTAGFMKILGERFIGAYAGRIVNTHPALLPAFPGAHGVTDALAYGVKVTGCTVHLVDAGVDTGPIIAQGVVQVTDADHADGGEALHERIKTVERQLLVEVVGRLAREGHRIEDRKVWIPA; translated from the coding sequence GTGGCCGCCGCTCACCCGCTCGCCTTCCCGCCGCCGTCCGACCGCCCGGCCCGGCTGGTGGTCCTGGTGTCCGGTTCCGGCACCAACCTCCAGTCGCTGATCGAGGCCGTCGCCGACCCCGGCTACGGCGCCGAGATCGTCGCCGTGGGCGCCGACCGGGAGGGCATCGCCGGGCTCGAGCGCGCCGGGCGCGCCGGGCTGCCGACCTTCGTGCACCAGGTCAAGGAGTACCCGGACCGGGCCGCCTGGGACGCCGCGCTGACCGGTGCCGTGCAGGCCTGGCAGCCCGACCTGGTGGTCACCGCCGGCTTCATGAAGATCCTCGGCGAGCGTTTCATCGGCGCCTACGCCGGCCGCATCGTCAACACCCACCCCGCCCTGCTGCCCGCCTTCCCCGGCGCCCACGGCGTCACCGACGCGCTCGCCTACGGGGTCAAGGTCACCGGCTGCACCGTCCACCTGGTCGACGCCGGGGTGGACACCGGACCGATCATCGCGCAGGGCGTCGTGCAGGTCACCGACGCCGACCACGCCGATGGCGGCGAAGCGCTGCACGAGCGCATCAAGACTGTCGAGCGTCAGCTGCTCGTCGAGGTCGTGGGCCGACTCGCCCGCGAAGGACACCGCATCGAAGACCGAAAGGTTTGGATCCCGGCATGA